In the genome of Anomalospiza imberbis isolate Cuckoo-Finch-1a 21T00152 chromosome 27, ASM3175350v1, whole genome shotgun sequence, one region contains:
- the PLPPR3 gene encoding phospholipid phosphatase-related protein type 3, translated as MIPPKEKARAPKDSMTLLPCFYFVELPIVASSVVTLYFLELTDLFKPAKVGFQCHDRALSMPYVETNEELIPLLMLLSLAFAAPAASIMVGEGMVYCLQSRLKGRAGAEGSINAGGCNFNSFLRRTVRFVGVHVFGLCATALVTDVIQLATGYHAPFFLTVCKPNYTLLGTPCDANPYITQDICSGTDKHAILSARKTFPSQHATLSAFAAVYVSMYFNSIISDSTKLLKPILVFAFAIAAGICGLTQITQYRSHPADVYVGFLIGAGIAAYLAFHAVGNFRAPTERVPTQAPAKDALRALTQRGHDSVYHQNKSVSTDELNPQARLEEAARPVPREKNSLGSLKRASVDVDLLAPRSPMGKENMVTFSNTLPRVNTPSMDDPARRHMTIHVPVDASRSKQLITEWKQKSLEGRSMTLAEEAAQGRAVGEPSEDVPPSLYPTVQARSAERAAMGPRVLIQPRPGASQLVHIPEESQAGAGATAGSGAAVRAKWVMVAEKGGAQRVANPPRLMQVIAMSKQQSLVSVTPKHSETSSSSTSSDSSQYRSPSERDSSSIITIDAHAPHHPVVHLSAGNGPWEWKSGPKGPEGPDTYELGEVGKDFHGFRPAKSAGVSPGSSVSDMEQDEPRYGSLAAIPGAAGGGGERVEAPPEGLLATASRDSTLRRKPAERDGAVDSEVDLYYKKMQAGRRFKD; from the exons ATGATCCCCCCCAAGGAGAAAGCCCGTGCCCCCAAGGACAGCATGACACTCCTGCCCTGCTTCTACTTCGTGGAG CTGCCCATCGTGGCCTCCTCCGTTGTGACGCTCTATTTCCTGGAGCTGACGGACCTCTTCAAGCCGGCCAAGGTGGGCTTCCAGTGCCATGACCGGGCGCTCTCCATGCCCTACGTGGAGACCAACGAGGAGCTCATCCCGCTGCTGATGCTGCTCAGCCTGGCCTTCGCCGCGCCCGCTGCCTCG ATCATGGTCGGGGAGGGCATGGTGTACTGCCTGCAGTCCCGGCTGAAGGGCCGCGCCGGTGCCGAGGGCAGCATCAACGCTGGTGGCTGCAATTTCAACTCCTTCCTGCGCCGCACCGTCAGGTTTGTGG GCGTTCACGTGTTCGGGCTCTGTGCTACAGCCCTGGTGACAGACGTCATCCAGCTGGCCACAGGCTACCACGCTCCCTTCTTCCTGACCGTCTGCAAGCCCAACTACACACTGCTGGGCACCCCCTGTGACGCCAACCCCTACATCACCCAGGACATCTGCTCAGGCACCGACAAGCATGCCATCCTCTCTGCCAG gaaaaccttCCCATCCCAGCATGCCACACTCTCGGCTTTTGCTGCTGTCTATGTGTCG ATGTATTTCAACTCCATCATCTCAGACAGCACCAAGCTCCTCAAGCCTATCCTGGTCTTTGCCTTCGCCATCGCTGCCGGCATCTGCGGCCTGACCCAGATCACCCAGTACCGCAGCCACCCCGCCGACGTCTACGTGGGCTTCCTGATCGGCGCTGGCATTGCCGCGTACCTG GCTTTCCATGCTGTTGGCAACTTCCGTGCCCCAACGGAGCGGGTCCCGACGCAGGCACCGGCCAAGGACGCACTGCGGGCACTGACACAGCGGGGCCACGATTCTGTCTACCACCAGAACAAATCGGTGAGCACCGACGAGCTGAACCCGCAGGCGCGGCTGGAGGAGGCGGCACGGCCGGTGCCGCGCGAAAAGAACTCGCTGGGCAGCCTGAAGCGGGCCAGTGTGGACGTGGACCTGCTGGCCCCCCGCAGCCCCATGGGCAAGGAGAACATGGTGACCTTCAGCAACACCCTGCCCCGCGTCAACACCCCCTCCATGGACGACCCTGCGCGGCGCCACATGACCATCCACGTCCCCGTGGACGCCTCCCGCTCTAAGCAGCTCATCACGGAGTGGAAGCAGAAGTCGCTGGAGGGCCGGAGCATGACGCTGGCGGAGGAGGCGGCGCAGGGCCGGGCTGTGGGGGAGCCCAGCGAGGACGTGCCCCCCTCCCTGTACCCCACGGTGCAGGCGCGCTCAGCCGAGCGGGCGGCCATGGGGCCCCGCGTGCTCATCCAGCCCCGGCCGGGCGCCTCGCAGCTGGTGCACATCCCCGAGGAGAGCCAGGCAGGCGCTGGGGCCACGGCCGGCAGCGGGGCGGCCGTGCGGGCCAAGTGGGTGATGGTGGCAGAGAAAGGGGGAGCGCAGAGGGTGGCCAACCCCCCGCGCCTGATGCAGGTCATTGCCATGTCCAAGCAGCAGAGCCTTGTCTCTGTCACCCCCAAGCACTCGGAGACGTCCTCGTCCTCCACCAGCTCTGACTCCTCGCAGTACCGCTCGCCCTCCGAGCGGGACAGCTCCAGCATCATCACCATCGACGCCCACGCCCCTCACCACCCTGTTGTCCACCTCTCTGCTGGCAATGGGCCCTGGGAGTGGAAGTCGGGGCCGAAGGGGCCAGAGGGGCCAGATACCTACGAGCTGGGTGAGGTGGGGAAGGATTTCCACGGCTTCCGCCCAGCCAAGAGCGCCGGTGTCTCCCCTGGCTCCTCTGTCAGCGACATGGAGCAGGATGAGCCACGCTACGGCAGCCTGGCCGCCATCCCGGGGGCAGCAGGGGGTGGTGGGGAGCGGGTGGAGGCCCCCCCTGAAGGGCTGCTGGCCACAGCCAGCCGCGACTCCACGCTGCGGAGGAAGCCGGCCGAGCGGGACGGGGCGGTGGACAGCGAGGTGGACCTGTACTACAAGAAGATGCAGGCAGGCCGCAGGTTTAAGGACTGA
- the LOC137463085 gene encoding complement factor D-like, whose product MGPSPAPVLVLALLLLLWAPVNGQPRGRILRGSEARPHLKPYMASLQLDGQHVCGGFLIAEQWVLSAAHCIEETDGKLFQVLLGAHSLTEPEPHKRLYQVRTQFPHPGSNIHNNKDDLLLLQLEEKAELNADVRVLPFQREDRDVAADTVCEVAGWGTTDHSGTRPDKLHQVERPVISRDVCNHRTRHDGTITQNMMCTDSRRKDTCKGDSGGPLVCGGVAEGVVTAGSRVCGNYKKPAIYTRIAPYAAWIDRVMASAEGEGDTR is encoded by the exons ATGGGGCCAAGCCCTGCTCCCGTCCTTGTCCtcgctctgctgctgctcctctgggccCCAGTGAATG GGCAGCCCCGGGGACGGATCCTGAGGGGCTCCGAAGCCCGGCCCCACCTGAAGCCGTACATGGCCTCGCTGCAGCTGGACGGGCAGCACGTCTGTGGGGGCTTCCTCATCGCCGAGCAGTGGGTGCTGAGCGCTGCCCACTGCATCGAGGAGAC ggatggcaaactcttccaggtgctgctgggagccCACTCGCTGACGGAACCGGAGCCCCACAAACGCCTGTACCAAGTGCGCACCCAGTTCCCCCACCCTGGCAGCAACATCCACAACAACAAGGACgaccttctcctcctccag ctggaggagaaagCGGAGCTGAACGCGGACGTGCGGGTGCTGCCCTTCCAGCGGGAGGACAGGGACGTGGCGGCCGACACGGTGTGCGAGGTGGCGGGATGGGGCACCACGGACCACAGCGGCACCCGGCCGGACAAGCTGCACCAGGTGGAGCGGCCGGTGATCAGCCGCGACGTCTGCAACCACCGCACGCGCCACGACGGCACCATCACCCAGAACATGATGTGCACCGACTCCCGCAGGAAGGACACCTGCAAG GGAGACTCCGGTGGACCCCTGGTCTGTGGCGGGGTGGCCGAGGGGGTGGTCACGGCCGGCTCCCGTGTCTGTGGCAACTACAAGAAACCGGCCATCTACACCCGCATCGCCCCCTACGCAGCCTGGATCGACAGGGTCATGGCTTCTGCCGAAGGGGAGGGGGACACTCGCTGA